The proteins below are encoded in one region of Oenanthe melanoleuca isolate GR-GAL-2019-014 chromosome 4A, OMel1.0, whole genome shotgun sequence:
- the ATP7A gene encoding copper-transporting ATPase 1 — MEAESVAISVEGMTCNSCVQSIEQHLGKMNGIHNIKVSLEDKNAIVIYDSKLQTPVTLQEAICDMGFDATLPDSIPQPVLPDTIFLTLPAQSALTPRQVCAALLRNKGIVDVKVSSDQRTAVVKFIPSITNGKHITQMVPGVDLNISVPEVTAGAWEDSSWSPASGSAVLRLKVEGMTCHSCTSTIEGKLGKLQGIQRIRVSLDNKEAVVVYQPPLITAEEIKQQIEGAGFTAAFKKQPRPLKLSGIDLERLRNAQPRSSEASQREDSSIKTVVFRVEGMHCSSCVLNIQSTISALPAVTSTVVSLENKSAAISYNPNLISIEQLRKAVESVSPERFRVSLFEEHENLALVPTLSPLKSLPASKDPIQPLTQVVVINIEGMTCSSCVQSIEGVLSQKAGVKSVHVSLPNGNGTIEYDPLQTSPEDLRFSIEDMGFDASFPAKAELPVAKAQPCPEAQLDSHKPEPPSKVPPAHLGRQESKTISKCYVQVTGMTCASCVANIERNLRREDGIHSILVALMAGKAEVRYNPAVIHPAAIAELIRELGFGATVLENCGEGDGILELVVRGMTCASCVHKIESTLMKTNGVLYCSVALATNKAHIKYDPEAIGPRDVIQVIKDLGFTTSLVKKDRSASHLDHKQEIRQWKRSFVVSLVFCIPVMGLMIYMMVMDSQLSDAHAHHNMSTEEMEALHSSMVLEYQLLPGLSVMNFLSFLLCVPVQVFGGWHFYIQASRALRHRTANMDVLVVLATSIAFLYSSIILLVAMAERAKVNPVTFFDTPPMLFVFISLGRWLEHVAKGKTSEALARLISLQATEATIVTLGPDNVLLSEEQVDVELVQRGDIVKVVPGGKFPVDGRVIEGHSMVDESLITGEAMPVTKKPGNTVIAGSINQNGSLLISATHVGADTTLSQIVKLVEEAQTSKAPIQQFADKLSGYFVPFIVAVSVVTLFAWIIIGFVDFEIVEKYFLGYNKSLSAAEVILRFAFQASITVLCIACPCSLGLATPTAVMVGTGVGAQHGILIKGGEPLEMAHKVKVVVFDKTGTITHGTPEVMQVKFLVEGNLLPRHKLLAILGTAESSSEHPLGAAITKYCRKELNSETLGTCTDFQVVPGCGISCKVTNIEALLYRKNRMVEENNAKNVTLVNIEENADVSVQSALIIDAELPTTVTSQKYSVLIGNREWMTRNGLLVRHEVDKAMMEHERRGRTAVLAAVDGVLCGLIAIADTVKPEAELAVCTLKSMGLEVVLMTGDNSKTARSIASQVGITKVFAEVLPSHKVAKVKQLQDEGKRVAMVGDGINDSPALAMANVGIAIGTGTDVAIEAADVVLIRDDLMDVVASIDLSRKTVKRIRINFVFALIYNLIGVPIAAGVFLPIGLVLQPWMGSAAMAASSVSVVLSSLLLKMYQKPSSEKLQLRARGQLRHRSPSEISVHVGLEEGRPGSPGLSLVDRIITYSRASISSLLSDRRSLNSAALGEPDKHSLLLGELGGEDDTAL; from the exons ATGGAGGCAGAATCTGTGGCCATCAGCGTGGAGGGGATGACCTGCAACTCCTGTGTCCAGAGCATTGAGCAGCACCTTGGGAAGATGAATGGGATCCATAACATCAAA GTCTCTCTGGAGGACAAGAACGCCATCGTCATCTACGACTCCAAGCTGCAAACCCCAGTGACTCTGCAGGAAGCCATCTGTGACATGGGATTTGATGCTACCCTGCCTGATTCAATCCCACAACCTGTTCTACCTGACACAATTTTCCTCACCCTCCCTGCCCAGTCAGCCCTAACGCCCAGGCAGGTTTGTGCTGCGCTGCTGAGGAACAAAGGCATCGTGGATGTGAAAGTGTCCTCTGATCAAAGAACTGCAGTGGTGAAATTCATCCCTTCCATCACCAATGGCAAGCACATTACCCAGATGGTCCCAGGAGTAGATTTGAACATCTCTGTGCCAGAGGTAACAGCTGGAGCTTGGGAGGATTCCAGCTGGTCCCCAGCGAGCGGCAGCGCTGTGCTCCGCCTGAAGGTGGAAGGCATGACCTGTCACTCCTGCACCAGCACCATCGAGGGGAAGCTTGGCAAACTGCAGGGCATTCAGAGGATTAGAG TGTCCCTGGACAATAAAGAAGCTGTTGTTGTCTACCAGCCTCCTCTAAtcacagcagaagaaataaaacagcaaattgAAGGAGCAGGTTTCACAGCAGCCTTCAAAAAGCAGCCTAGACCCCTGAAGCTCAGTGGGATTGACCTGGAGAGGCTGAGGAATGCTCAGCCCAGAAGCTCAGAGGCATCACAGAGGGAAGACTCCAGCATAAAGACAGTTGTGTTCAGAGTTGAGGGCATGCACTGCAGTTCCTGTGTCCTCAACATCCAGAGCACCAtatcagcactgccagcagtgacCAGCACTGTGGTTTCTTTAGAGAACAAATCTGCTGCTATAAGCTACAACCCAAATTTAATTAGCATAGAACAGCTGAGGAAAGCTGTGGAGAGTGTGTCTCCAGAGAGATTCAGGGTCAGCCTTTTTGAGGAGCATGAGAACCTGGCACTTGTGCCCACACTGTCTCCACTGAAATCTCTCCCTGCTTCCAAAGATCCCATCCAGCCCCTCACTCAAGTTGTTGTGATCAATATTGAGGGCATGACttgcagctcctgtgtgcagTCCATTGAGGGAGTGCTGTCCCAAAAGGCAGGTGTGAAGTCTGTTCATGTCTCTCTCCCAAATGGAAATGGGACTATAGAATATGACCCACTCCAAACAAGCCCAGAAGACTTGAGGTTCTCAATAGAGGATATGGGATTTGATGCATCTTTTCCAG CAAAGGCAGAACTCCCTGTGGCCaaagctcagccctgccctgaagCACAGCTGGACTCTCACAAGCCTGAGCCACCCTCCAAAGTGCCACCAGCCCACCttggcaggcaggagagcaagACCATCTCCAAGTGCTATGTGCAGGTGACAGGAATGACGTGTGCCTCGTGCGTGGCCAACATCGAGAGGAATCTCAGAAGGGAGGATG GAATCCACTCGATCCTTGTTGCCCTCAtggcagggaaggcagaagTGAGGTACAACCCTGCTGTCATTCACCCTGCAGCTATTGCAGAGCTCATTCGGGAGCTGGGCTTTGGAGCCACCGTGCTGGAGAACTGTGGGGAAGGAGATGGGATCCTGGAACTTGTT GTGAGAGGGATGACCTGTGCCTCCTGTGTGCACAAGATAGAATCCACCCTCATGAAGACCAATGGTGTTCTGTACTGCTCTGTAGCTCTTGCAACCAACAAAGCCCACATCAAATATGACCCTGAGGCCATTGGTCCTCGAGATGTCATACAGGTCATAAAG gaTTTAGGTTTTACTACTTCCTTAGTCAAAAAGGATAGATCTGCCAGTCATCTGGATCACAAACAGGAAATCAGGCA GTGGAAAAGGTCTTTTGTGGTGAGCCTGGTtttctgcatccctgtgatGGGCCTGATGATTTACATGATGGTGATGGACAGCCAGCTCTCGGATGCTCACGCACATCACAACATGAGCACTGAGGAGATGGAGGCCCTCCACTCCTCCATGGTCCTGGAGtaccagctcctgccaggattGTCAGTCATGAATTTCCTGTCATTTTTATTGTGTGTCCCTGTACAG GTGTTCGGGGGGTGGCACTTCTACATCCAGGCCTCCCGAGCACTGAGGCACAGGACAGCCAACATGGACgtgctggtggtgctggcaACATCCATTGCCTTCCTCTACTCCTCCATCATCCTGCTGGTGGCCATGGCTGAGAGGGCCAAAGTCAACCCTGTGACCTTCTTCGACACCCCCCCGATGCTGTTCGTGTTCATCTCGCTGGGCCGCTGGCTGGAGCACGTGGCAAAG GGTAAAACCTCAGAAGCACTGGCAAGACTAATTTCATTACAAGCTACTGAAGCTACTATTGTTACCTTGGGCCCTGATAACGTTCTTTTAAG TGAGGAACAAGTGGATGTGGAGCTGGTTCAGCGAGGGGACATTGTCAAAGTGGTCCCAGGAGGCAAATTCCCAGTGGATGGCCGAGTTATTGAAGGACACTCCATGGTGGATGAGTCTCTCATCACAG GTGAGGCCATGCCTGTGACCAAGAAGCCTGGCAATACAGTTATTGCAGGCTCCATCAATCAGAACGGGTCCCTTCTCATCTCAGCCACCCACGTGGGAGCTGATACCACTCTGTCCCAGATTGTCAAACTCGTGGAGGAGGCCCAGACCTCTAAG GCTCCCATCCAGCAATTTGCAGACAAACTTAGTGGCTACTTCGTTCCTTTTATTGTGGCTGTCTCTGTGGTTACCCTTTTTGCCTGGATTATAATTGGGTTTGTGGATTTTGAAATAGTGGAGAAATACTTTCTG ggctaCAACAAGAGCCtttcagcagcagaggtgaTCCTGCGCTTCGCGTTCCAGGCGTCCATCACGGTGCTGTGCATcgcctgtccctgctccctggggctggccaCCCCCACCGCCGTCATGGTGGGCACGGGCGTGGGCGCCCAGCACGGCATCCTCATCAAGGGAGGGGAGCCCCTGGAGATGGCACACAAG gTGAAGGTGGTTGTGTTTGACAAAACAGGCACCATCACCCACGGCACTCCAGAGGTGATGCAGGTGAAGTTCCTGGTGGAGGGGAACCTCCTCCCTCGTCACAAACTGCTGGCgatcctggggacagcagagagcagcagtgagcaccccctgggagcagccatcACAAAGTACTGCAGGAAG GAGCTGAACTCAGAAACCCTTGGAACATGTACAGATTTTCAGGTAGTTCCAGGCTGTGGAATTAGTTGCAAAGTCACCAATATTGAAGCATTACTctacaggaaaaacagaatggTTGAAGAAAACAATGCTAAAAATGTGACACTTGTGAACATTGAGGAGAATGCAGATGTATCAGTGCAGTCTGCTTTGATCATTGATGCTGAACTACCAA ctACAGTGACCTCTCAGAAATACTCAGTTCTGATTGGGAACAGGGAATGGATGACCAGGAATGGCCTCCTGGTGAGACATGAGGTGGACAAAGCCATGATGGAGCACGAGCGGAGAGGCCGCACGGCTGTTCTGGCAGCTGTGGATG gaGTGCTCTGTGGCTTGATAGCTATTGCAGATACCGTGAAGccagaggctgagctggcagtgtgCACTTTGAAGAGCATGGGCTTGGAAGTTGTCCTGATGACCGGTGACAACAGCAAAACAGCTCGGTCCATTGCCTCCCAG GTTGGCATCACCAAAGTGTTTGCAGAGGTTCTCCCCTCTCACAAAGTGGCCAAAgtgaagcagctgcaggacgAAGGCAAGCGGGTGGCCATGGTTGGAGATGGCATCAACgactccccagccctggccatggcCAACGTGGGAATTGCCATTGGCACAGGCACAGATGTGGCCATTGAGGCAGCTGATGTGGTTCTCATCAGG GATGACCTGATGGATGTGGTTGCAAGCATAGATTTATCCAGGAAAACCGTGAAGAGGATCCGGATCAACTTTGTCTTTGCTCTGATTTATAATCTCATTGGAGTTCCCATAGCTGCAG GTGTCTTCCTGCCCATTGGTTTGGTTCTGCAGCCCTGGATGGGCTCTGCAGCCATGGCTGCCTCCTCAGTCTCTGTTGTGCTTTCTTCTTTGCTCTTAAAGAT gTACCAGAAGCCAagctcagagaagctgcagtTGCGTGCCCGTGGCcagctgaggcacaggagcCCCTCAGAGATCAGTGTGCAcgtggggctggaggagggcagGCCTGGCTCCCCCGGGCTGAGCCTGGTGGATCGGATCATCACCTACAGCAGAGCCTCCatcagctccctgctctccgACAGGCGCTCCCTCAACAGCGCCGCGCTCGGCGAGCCCGACAagcactccctgctgctgggggagctgggaggagaggatgACACAGCCTTGTGA